A stretch of Lentibacillus sp. JNUCC-1 DNA encodes these proteins:
- the tsaD gene encoding tRNA (adenosine(37)-N6)-threonylcarbamoyltransferase complex transferase subunit TsaD — protein MTKDTYILGIETSCDETAVAIVKNGHTIIVNVVASQIESHKRFGGVVPEIASRHHVEQMTVVLEEAFRKSELSWSDITAIAVTEGPGLVGALLVGVNTAKALAFAKQKPLVPVHHIAGHIYANQLVESLKFPLLALIVSGGHTELVIMKAHGQYEVIGETRDDAAGEAYDKVARMLGLAYPGGPKVDQLAHEGSETIDFPRAWLEPGSYDFSFSGLKSAVINTVHNAKQRGEDLKPADIAASFQASVVDVLTQKTRQAALQYNVSQVIVAGGVAANKGLRTSLKAAFADTSIPLLIPPIELCTDNAAMIAAAGTIAYEQGRRADLDLNANPSLILGI, from the coding sequence ATGACAAAAGACACGTATATATTAGGTATAGAAACAAGTTGTGATGAGACGGCGGTTGCCATCGTAAAAAACGGACACACCATTATTGTTAATGTTGTGGCATCCCAAATCGAGAGTCACAAGAGATTTGGCGGGGTAGTCCCTGAGATTGCTTCACGTCATCATGTGGAGCAAATGACAGTTGTGCTTGAAGAAGCCTTTCGAAAATCAGAACTTAGCTGGAGCGATATCACAGCCATTGCTGTAACAGAGGGGCCAGGGCTTGTCGGAGCACTTCTTGTAGGTGTCAATACGGCCAAAGCACTTGCCTTTGCAAAGCAGAAACCGCTAGTGCCTGTTCATCACATTGCTGGACATATTTATGCCAACCAGCTTGTTGAATCACTTAAGTTTCCTTTACTTGCATTAATTGTTTCGGGAGGACATACAGAGCTCGTCATCATGAAAGCACATGGTCAATATGAAGTTATCGGTGAAACACGTGATGATGCTGCAGGCGAGGCCTATGACAAAGTGGCCAGGATGCTTGGTCTGGCTTATCCAGGTGGTCCGAAAGTGGATCAGTTGGCGCATGAGGGCAGTGAAACGATTGATTTTCCGAGAGCCTGGCTTGAACCGGGGAGTTACGATTTTAGTTTCAGTGGCTTGAAGTCAGCAGTTATCAATACGGTCCACAATGCGAAACAACGTGGTGAAGACCTTAAACCCGCGGATATTGCTGCAAGCTTTCAAGCAAGTGTGGTTGATGTTCTGACACAAAAGACTCGTCAGGCAGCTCTGCAATACAATGTCTCTCAGGTAATTGTAGCTGGTGGCGTCGCAGCCAATAAAGGACTGAGAACAAGCTTAAAAGCAGCTTTTGCTGATACAAGCATCCCGCTGCTTATCCCGCCCATCGAACTGTGCACAGACAATGCTGCGATGATTGCTGCTGCCGGAACGATTGCATATGAACAGGGGAGACGTGCAGACCTTGATCTGAATGCCAATCCGTCATTGATACTAGGCATATAA
- the moaC gene encoding cyclic pyranopterin monophosphate synthase MoaC: MSEFTHFNEQGRARMVDIGDKSATERTAAARTSILVDQTIYEKITAGEVDKGDVLSVAQVAGIMAAKQTSSWIPMCHPLSLKAVDISFEWNLDGDEYELEIEAFVKTKGATGVEMEALTAASATALTVYDMAKALDKGMIIGPTYLFTKTGGKSGDFKRGGDSNGAK, translated from the coding sequence ATGTCCGAGTTTACACATTTTAACGAACAAGGGAGGGCACGGATGGTTGATATCGGGGATAAGTCGGCAACAGAACGCACTGCTGCAGCCCGGACGAGCATCCTTGTCGACCAAACTATATATGAAAAAATTACCGCTGGTGAAGTTGATAAAGGGGACGTGCTAAGCGTTGCCCAGGTTGCGGGTATTATGGCAGCCAAGCAAACATCCAGCTGGATTCCGATGTGTCATCCATTATCATTAAAAGCTGTGGATATTTCGTTTGAGTGGAATCTTGATGGTGACGAGTATGAATTGGAGATAGAAGCTTTTGTCAAAACAAAAGGGGCAACAGGTGTGGAAATGGAAGCACTCACGGCTGCCAGCGCCACAGCCTTGACAGTTTACGACATGGCAAAGGCCCTTGATAAAGGTATGATCATCGGGCCAACTTACCTGTTTACGAAAACCGGGGGCAAATCAGGTGACTTCAAGAGAGGAGGGGATTCGAATGGCGCAAAGTAA
- a CDS encoding redox-sensing transcriptional repressor Rex, with the protein MRMAQSKIPQATAKRLPLYYRYLNNLQSQGKNRVSSKELSEAVKVDSATIRRDFSYFGALGKKGYGYNVEYLLGFFRKTLDQDELSEVALVGVGNLGAAFLHYNFVKNNNTKIIMAFDSDPDKIGTTIADVPVYDIAELEDRLGDIKVAILTVPADAADATTERLANLGIEGILNFTPARLNAPSHIRVHHIDLSVELQALVYFLKHYPLV; encoded by the coding sequence ATTCGAATGGCGCAAAGTAAAATACCTCAGGCAACAGCGAAACGCTTGCCGCTTTATTATCGCTATCTGAATAACCTGCAGTCACAAGGCAAGAATCGTGTATCTTCCAAAGAACTGAGTGAAGCGGTGAAAGTTGATTCCGCAACGATTCGCAGGGACTTTTCCTATTTCGGAGCCCTTGGCAAAAAAGGCTATGGGTACAATGTAGAATACTTGCTCGGCTTTTTCCGAAAAACACTTGATCAAGATGAATTAAGTGAAGTAGCCCTTGTGGGGGTAGGGAACCTCGGTGCAGCTTTTCTGCATTATAACTTTGTAAAAAACAACAACACAAAAATCATTATGGCTTTCGATTCTGATCCGGATAAAATCGGAACGACCATTGCAGATGTGCCGGTTTATGATATTGCTGAACTGGAGGACAGATTGGGAGATATCAAAGTGGCGATCCTGACAGTTCCAGCAGATGCGGCAGACGCGACCACAGAGCGGCTCGCAAACTTGGGTATAGAAGGTATTCTAAATTTCACACCTGCCCGGCTCAATGCACCATCACACATTCGGGTACATCACATTGACTTATCGGTCGAACTGCAGGCACTTGTTTATTTCCTAAAACATTACCCCTTAGTTTAA
- a CDS encoding MDR family MFS transporter, whose protein sequence is MARLPSKWLVVISILFGTFTVILNNSMLNPILPHFMEIFDRDAVAVGWVLTIFMVSMGMTMPLTGYLGDRFGKKRVYISGLVLFMVGSISGALSSTLSMIIISRAIQGAAGGLMMPIAMALIFNAFPRNERGLAVGIYGIAAMVAPAIGPTVGGLVIEYFTWPFLFVFNLPFALTGVFFCIKYLKPTEKDPALKFDLIGFILVTTGVGGILLALGRGSTLELLLSPLNIAIIAGGIILLVIFVKYEFRQEQPLLNLSIFKIPTYSVSIVVTATASIGLFSGIFLLPLLIQDVYGLSEIQTGLLFLPAALMSGVFMSLGGKILDVKGPRYVVPVGLVILGSFTLMLGFNTLQTSYWFILIINILRSAGLGMCNMPATTAGMNAIPDAEVAQGSAMNNVFRQIFSSFGIVFFSIYFEVRRGILHTADGGLEMQQATLQALNEAFMVAGVFILLIVPVSFVLKGHQNERNQAK, encoded by the coding sequence ATGGCACGCCTTCCGTCGAAATGGCTTGTCGTCATTTCGATCTTGTTTGGGACATTCACCGTTATTTTAAACAACAGCATGCTCAATCCGATTCTGCCTCATTTTATGGAGATATTTGATCGTGACGCTGTGGCTGTAGGCTGGGTACTGACCATATTCATGGTGTCGATGGGCATGACGATGCCGCTCACCGGCTATCTTGGAGATCGCTTTGGCAAAAAACGAGTCTATATATCTGGTCTTGTTTTGTTTATGGTCGGTTCCATTTCAGGAGCATTATCGTCGACATTGTCCATGATCATCATTTCAAGAGCCATTCAGGGCGCAGCTGGCGGTTTAATGATGCCGATTGCAATGGCGCTCATTTTCAATGCGTTCCCGCGGAATGAACGCGGTCTTGCAGTGGGGATTTACGGAATTGCTGCCATGGTAGCCCCAGCAATCGGTCCAACTGTGGGCGGATTGGTGATTGAGTATTTTACTTGGCCGTTCTTATTCGTATTTAACCTGCCATTTGCACTGACAGGCGTCTTTTTTTGCATCAAATATTTAAAGCCGACAGAAAAAGACCCCGCTTTAAAGTTTGACTTGATCGGATTCATTCTTGTGACTACTGGTGTGGGTGGAATATTGTTAGCGCTTGGCAGGGGATCGACATTGGAGCTGTTGCTCTCACCTCTAAACATTGCAATTATCGCAGGCGGAATCATTTTGCTTGTGATATTCGTAAAATATGAATTCAGACAAGAACAGCCCCTGCTGAATCTATCAATCTTTAAAATTCCGACGTACTCTGTATCGATTGTTGTTACCGCAACTGCTTCTATTGGGTTATTTTCCGGTATATTTCTGCTTCCGCTGCTGATTCAAGATGTTTACGGATTATCAGAAATACAGACCGGTCTGCTGTTTCTGCCGGCCGCATTGATGAGTGGCGTGTTCATGTCACTCGGAGGCAAAATTCTCGATGTCAAAGGGCCGAGGTATGTTGTGCCTGTAGGCCTTGTCATTTTGGGCAGTTTTACCCTAATGCTTGGATTTAATACGTTGCAGACGTCTTACTGGTTTATTTTGATCATTAATATACTGCGCAGTGCCGGGCTTGGGATGTGCAACATGCCGGCTACCACCGCAGGCATGAATGCTATTCCTGATGCAGAAGTGGCCCAGGGATCGGCCATGAATAACGTTTTCCGGCAGATTTTTTCTTCATTTGGGATCGTCTTCTTTTCGATTTACTTTGAAGTCAGACGAGGAATACTGCACACGGCAGACGGTGGCCTTGAAATGCAACAAGCAACCTTGCAGGCCTTGAATGAAGCATTTATGGTTGCAGGTGTGTTTATACTGTTGATTGTTCCGGTTTCTTTTGTTCTGAAAGGTCATCAGAATGAACGAAATCAAGCAAAATAA
- a CDS encoding DUF4305 domain-containing protein, giving the protein MSALTNAIIYFILGGVFFWLALGVPGDRFNLMSIALVVVAAIDIGLGIRFLRAHFHNKNKNKK; this is encoded by the coding sequence ATGTCTGCTTTAACAAATGCGATAATTTATTTTATTCTCGGAGGCGTTTTCTTTTGGCTGGCGCTTGGTGTTCCAGGCGATCGATTTAATCTTATGTCAATTGCGCTTGTCGTCGTGGCAGCAATTGATATTGGTCTTGGAATACGATTTCTTCGCGCCCATTTTCACAATAAAAACAAAAATAAAAAGTGA
- a CDS encoding CPBP family intramembrane glutamic endopeptidase produces MTENQAIVYWSFISFVIGLVVILFIMKPYMKEPPVRNAATKGEIVLWSILGVFMAYFANAIAASIEMYLLGIESGSENTMMIMDMIKVLPIFFIVPTITAPILEEIIFRKIIFGSLYKRFNFFIAAIISAGIFGIIHGEPEHILIYSGMGLVFAFVYVRTKRLIVPIIVHMSLNSISVILQTSGVLEKLEKQMEQMETLQMIFGG; encoded by the coding sequence ATGACAGAAAATCAAGCTATTGTTTATTGGAGCTTTATCAGTTTTGTTATTGGACTTGTTGTGATTTTATTTATTATGAAACCTTATATGAAGGAACCGCCTGTCAGAAACGCGGCCACAAAAGGGGAAATCGTTTTATGGTCGATTCTTGGGGTATTTATGGCCTATTTCGCCAATGCCATTGCAGCTTCAATTGAAATGTATCTGCTGGGAATTGAATCAGGATCTGAAAACACAATGATGATCATGGATATGATTAAGGTTCTTCCGATTTTCTTCATAGTACCGACAATAACTGCTCCAATTCTCGAGGAAATTATATTCCGTAAAATTATCTTCGGCTCGCTATATAAGCGATTCAATTTCTTTATTGCAGCAATCATTTCTGCGGGGATATTTGGCATTATTCACGGAGAGCCTGAACATATTTTGATATACAGTGGCATGGGGCTTGTGTTTGCGTTTGTATATGTCAGAACCAAACGACTTATTGTCCCTATTATCGTTCACATGTCCCTGAACTCGATTTCCGTTATTTTGCAAACTTCCGGTGTACTGGAAAAACTGGAGAAACAAATGGAGCAAATGGAAACTTTGCAAATGATCTTTGGAGGCTGA
- the groES gene encoding co-chaperone GroES, with translation MIKPLGDRVVIELVEQEEKTASGIVLPDSAQEKPQEGNVVAVGSGRVTDSGKTVTPEVKEGERIIFSKFAGTEVKYEGKEYLILRENDILAVIG, from the coding sequence ATGATTAAACCACTAGGAGATCGTGTTGTCATCGAGCTTGTTGAACAAGAAGAAAAGACTGCAAGTGGCATCGTGCTTCCAGATTCAGCACAAGAAAAGCCACAGGAAGGCAATGTTGTTGCAGTAGGTTCCGGCCGTGTAACAGACAGCGGAAAAACAGTTACACCAGAAGTAAAAGAAGGCGAACGCATCATTTTCTCGAAATTCGCTGGCACGGAAGTTAAATACGAAGGAAAAGAATACTTGATTCTGCGCGAAAACGATATTTTAGCCGTCATCGGTTAA
- the groL gene encoding chaperonin GroEL (60 kDa chaperone family; promotes refolding of misfolded polypeptides especially under stressful conditions; forms two stacked rings of heptamers to form a barrel-shaped 14mer; ends can be capped by GroES; misfolded proteins enter the barrel where they are refolded when GroES binds) — MAKDIKFSEEGRRAMMRGVDTLADAVKVTLGPKGRNVVLDKKFGSPLITNDGVTIAKEIELEDAFENMGAQLVSEVASKTNDVAGDGTTTATVLAQAMISEGLKNVASGANPVGVRRGIEKAVETAIKELQAISSPIESKESIAQVASISSDNDEVGQLIAEAMERVGNDGVITIEESKGFNTELEVVEGMQFDRGYASPYMVSDQDKMVAELEDPYILITDKKIGNIQEVLPLLEQVVQQNRPILIIAEDVEGEALATLVVNKIRGTFNAVAVKAPGFGDRRKAMLEDIAALTGGEVITEDLGLDLKSASIDQLGRASKVVVTKENTTIVEGAGNPENISSRVAQLRAQAEETTSDFDKEKLQERLAKLAGGVAVIKVGAATETELKERKLRIEDALNSTRAAVEEGIVSGGGTALINIYNKVAELTLEDDEATGASIVLRALEEPVRQIAHNAGLEGSVVVERLKGEKIGVGFDAATGNWVDMVEAGIVDPTKVTRSALQNAASVAAMFLTTEAVVADRPEEDAGGGMPDMSGMGGMGGMM, encoded by the coding sequence ATGGCTAAAGACATTAAATTTAGTGAAGAAGGCCGCCGCGCGATGATGCGCGGAGTAGATACATTGGCAGACGCTGTTAAAGTAACATTGGGACCAAAAGGCCGCAATGTTGTGCTTGATAAAAAATTCGGTTCCCCACTCATTACAAATGACGGTGTAACCATTGCTAAAGAAATTGAACTGGAAGATGCATTTGAAAACATGGGTGCGCAGCTCGTTTCTGAAGTAGCTTCCAAAACAAACGACGTTGCCGGTGACGGTACAACAACTGCAACTGTACTGGCTCAAGCTATGATCAGTGAAGGTCTGAAAAACGTTGCATCAGGTGCAAATCCTGTTGGCGTACGCCGCGGGATTGAAAAAGCAGTTGAGACTGCTATTAAAGAATTACAAGCGATCTCAAGCCCGATCGAAAGCAAAGAATCCATTGCCCAAGTTGCATCAATTTCCTCAGATAATGATGAAGTTGGTCAGTTGATTGCTGAAGCGATGGAACGCGTCGGTAATGATGGTGTCATCACAATCGAAGAATCAAAAGGCTTCAATACAGAGCTTGAAGTTGTTGAAGGTATGCAATTCGACCGTGGTTATGCATCACCATACATGGTATCTGACCAGGATAAAATGGTTGCAGAACTGGAAGATCCATATATCCTGATCACAGATAAGAAAATCGGAAACATTCAAGAAGTACTGCCACTGCTCGAGCAGGTCGTACAGCAAAACAGACCAATCCTGATTATTGCTGAAGATGTTGAAGGTGAAGCACTCGCTACACTTGTAGTCAACAAAATCCGTGGCACGTTCAACGCTGTTGCTGTTAAAGCACCAGGATTTGGCGACCGTCGGAAAGCTATGCTTGAAGACATTGCTGCACTAACAGGCGGCGAAGTTATTACGGAAGATCTTGGACTCGACCTTAAGAGTGCCAGCATCGATCAGCTCGGTCGTGCTTCCAAAGTTGTGGTTACAAAAGAAAACACAACAATCGTTGAAGGTGCCGGCAATCCGGAAAACATTTCTTCCCGCGTCGCACAACTGCGTGCACAAGCAGAAGAAACAACATCAGACTTTGATAAAGAAAAACTACAAGAACGCCTTGCCAAACTTGCCGGCGGTGTAGCGGTTATCAAAGTTGGTGCTGCAACTGAAACTGAATTGAAAGAGCGTAAACTGCGCATTGAGGATGCACTTAACTCAACACGTGCAGCAGTCGAAGAGGGTATTGTATCCGGTGGTGGTACAGCCTTGATCAACATCTATAACAAAGTGGCAGAACTCACTCTTGAAGATGATGAAGCAACTGGTGCCAGCATCGTACTCCGTGCGCTTGAAGAGCCAGTACGCCAGATTGCCCACAACGCCGGTCTCGAAGGTTCTGTCGTTGTCGAACGCTTGAAAGGTGAAAAAATCGGTGTTGGCTTTGACGCCGCAACAGGCAACTGGGTTGATATGGTTGAAGCAGGTATTGTAGACCCTACCAAAGTAACACGCTCAGCCCTGCAAAATGCAGCCTCTGTTGCCGCTATGTTCTTGACAACAGAAGCCGTCGTAGCAGACAGACCAGAAGAAGATGCCGGTGGCGGCATGCCTGACATGAGTGGCATGGGCGGAATGGGCGGCATGATGTAA
- a CDS encoding site-specific integrase, with the protein MYCQKFKTKSGQVKWECIADGDPDPATGKRKQIKRRAKTQREAKERVKKAVRSTQEDKIDENSGKRVTFDQVAAAWLEVYKQTGVKRSTVRIREKEVAILNRYMAKSPIGKITYSMFQKFINDISPNYARTTVQGVNTSAGMIFQHAIKDRLIKESPNRDVIIPKKRKTVEEIEIAPIEQKYLTNEELNEFLNATLDNGQELDIERFYLLAFSGMRSGELCALKWSDINFSTNTVRITKTLYNEDNNMRKFELTPPKTNGSIRSIEVDSEIMQLIKSHYKRQKKIKMKYRYEVEHDGNFVFCRANGYPYIQKNIVMRMARLMEYTNIEKKATPHIFRHTHISMMAEAGVDLATVMERVGHDDPQTTLKIYTHVTKKMKKDASVKVSNLYENALSKIKFN; encoded by the coding sequence ATGTACTGTCAAAAATTCAAAACTAAATCTGGACAAGTTAAATGGGAGTGTATTGCCGATGGAGATCCTGATCCTGCAACAGGAAAGCGCAAACAAATAAAACGACGTGCAAAGACACAACGAGAAGCCAAAGAGCGTGTAAAAAAAGCTGTCCGGTCAACTCAAGAAGATAAAATTGACGAGAATTCAGGAAAACGCGTCACATTTGATCAAGTTGCGGCTGCTTGGTTGGAAGTATACAAACAAACAGGCGTTAAAAGGAGCACAGTACGGATCCGGGAAAAAGAAGTCGCTATACTAAACCGTTACATGGCAAAAAGCCCAATTGGAAAGATTACGTATTCCATGTTTCAAAAATTCATTAATGACATTTCGCCAAACTATGCCCGGACTACAGTCCAAGGAGTGAACACATCAGCTGGCATGATTTTTCAGCATGCAATAAAGGATAGGCTTATTAAAGAAAGTCCAAATCGCGATGTTATTATACCTAAAAAACGAAAAACAGTTGAAGAAATTGAGATAGCACCTATTGAACAAAAATATTTAACGAACGAAGAATTGAACGAGTTTTTAAATGCCACTTTAGACAATGGCCAGGAATTAGATATCGAGCGTTTCTATCTGTTAGCCTTTTCAGGCATGCGCTCCGGAGAGTTATGTGCATTAAAATGGTCTGACATTAACTTTAGCACTAACACTGTTCGAATTACAAAAACACTCTATAACGAAGATAACAACATGCGCAAATTTGAATTAACGCCGCCAAAAACGAATGGGTCAATACGGTCGATTGAAGTGGATTCTGAAATTATGCAGCTTATTAAATCACATTACAAACGTCAGAAAAAGATCAAAATGAAATATCGTTATGAAGTGGAACATGACGGTAATTTCGTTTTTTGCCGAGCGAATGGTTATCCTTATATACAAAAAAATATTGTGATGAGGATGGCTAGGCTGATGGAATATACCAACATTGAAAAAAAGGCGACGCCCCATATCTTCAGACACACCCACATAAGCATGATGGCTGAAGCTGGTGTTGACCTTGCGACGGTTATGGAAAGGGTTGGACACGATGACCCACAAACGACTTTGAAAATCTACACACATGTAACCAAAAAGATGAAAAAGGACGCTTCCGTAAAAGTTAGCAACTTATACGAAAACGCCCTTTCCAAAATAAAATTCAATTAA
- a CDS encoding IS4 family transposase — protein MDKSTRKTSFKQWLAPINQALFEEQVSLHRLDHYTKKLYMDSFMSLLLYAQLHEIESLRALSDAVFSEELQRSAGLDTISFSQLGRRLNQVPTAFFQTIFLDLISQIHAKTQFQQRRQVTTPLKIIDSSTLPLNLTNHNWAEFRQTKSGVKLHLRLVFMEEGHSYPDQAVITNAVHHDRGQLEVLVDDKACMYVFDRGYLDYERFDRMTDEGFFFVSRLRKNAVVRVLETFSLPEESNVLSDEMVVIGSPQNRSENVFRRLKLFDTKGNELTLLTNRFDLDADEIADIYRSRWAIELFFKWMKQHLSIKKFYGYSEQAVHNQVYIAMIVYCLNVLVQLYTGSHRSYLQISRYLKASLWKPAYIWLKKIEGKGIP, from the coding sequence ATGGATAAGTCTACACGAAAAACATCATTCAAACAATGGTTAGCACCAATTAATCAAGCTTTATTTGAAGAACAAGTAAGTCTGCATCGACTGGACCATTATACGAAAAAGCTCTACATGGATTCGTTTATGTCATTACTGTTGTACGCCCAACTCCATGAAATAGAGAGTTTACGGGCTCTGAGCGACGCTGTTTTCTCAGAAGAACTTCAACGATCGGCAGGTTTGGACACAATCAGTTTTTCACAACTGGGTCGCCGGCTTAACCAAGTGCCTACGGCTTTCTTTCAAACCATTTTTCTGGATTTGATTTCCCAAATCCATGCGAAAACACAGTTTCAACAGCGAAGACAAGTTACAACGCCGTTAAAAATCATTGATTCTAGCACATTGCCGCTTAATCTGACGAACCATAACTGGGCTGAATTCCGGCAAACAAAGTCAGGTGTCAAACTTCACTTACGGCTGGTGTTTATGGAAGAAGGGCATTCTTATCCAGATCAAGCTGTAATCACCAATGCGGTCCACCATGATCGTGGGCAACTGGAAGTTCTTGTCGACGACAAGGCCTGCATGTACGTATTTGACCGCGGTTACCTGGATTATGAACGTTTCGATCGTATGACTGACGAAGGCTTTTTCTTTGTTTCTCGCTTGCGTAAGAATGCCGTCGTACGTGTACTTGAGACGTTTTCACTACCAGAGGAATCGAATGTGTTATCGGATGAAATGGTTGTCATTGGATCACCCCAAAACCGTTCGGAAAACGTGTTTCGCAGACTAAAATTGTTTGACACAAAAGGCAATGAGCTTACACTACTGACGAACCGCTTTGATTTGGATGCCGATGAAATCGCCGACATCTATCGATCAAGATGGGCCATTGAACTATTCTTCAAATGGATGAAGCAGCATTTGAGCATCAAAAAGTTTTACGGATACAGTGAACAAGCTGTCCACAACCAGGTCTATATCGCAATGATTGTGTATTGCTTGAACGTATTGGTTCAATTGTACACAGGCAGCCATCGAAGCTACTTGCAGATAAGTCGCTATTTAAAAGCATCCCTGTGGAAGCCAGCTTATATATGGTTGAAAAAAATCGAAGGGAAAGGTATCCCGTAA
- a CDS encoding IS110 family transposase, which translates to MNYNQNHKIAQITESTLIVGIDIAKDKHVARAQDYRGIEFGKRLIFENRIHGYQKLLDWVARLQEENQKTHVMFGVEPTGHFWKSLAYYLNAKGYDFVLVNPMHVKKSKELDDNSPTKNDTKDARVIAQMVKDGRYSVPNLLDGVYAELREGIKLRDQLTKQLMIVEGRIQNAIQRYFPEFDDVFNDWNGKTAICTLREFPFPSDIQDMTPEDVLSTWKTVVKSGVGIKRANQLVQAAQKSIGVQIGLRFARQELQTLLDQYELYNQQLVSLDKEIETLITDLPGAKEMMAIKGIGPTTVATFFAEVGDLSNYSHPQQIVSMAGLSLKEHSSGKFKGQTRIDKRGRKRLRRAIYLAVRPLVAHNSTFKTLHHYYTTRPDRPLKKQQSLIALCGKLIRVLFAIGTKQCEFDGSKLLQGLPELQTSQVA; encoded by the coding sequence ATGAATTATAACCAAAATCACAAAATCGCGCAAATCACAGAATCCACATTGATCGTGGGGATTGACATCGCAAAAGACAAACACGTAGCTCGCGCACAAGATTATCGAGGTATTGAATTTGGCAAACGATTGATCTTTGAAAATCGAATACACGGTTATCAAAAGCTGCTTGATTGGGTAGCTAGGCTTCAAGAGGAAAACCAAAAGACACATGTCATGTTTGGCGTTGAACCGACTGGCCACTTTTGGAAGAGTCTAGCCTACTACCTGAACGCCAAAGGTTATGACTTTGTGTTAGTTAACCCGATGCATGTTAAAAAAAGCAAAGAGCTGGACGACAATTCGCCCACAAAAAATGATACGAAAGACGCACGTGTTATTGCACAGATGGTTAAGGATGGTCGATACTCTGTACCGAACCTTCTTGACGGTGTTTATGCCGAGTTAAGGGAAGGGATTAAATTACGAGATCAACTCACCAAACAGCTGATGATTGTCGAAGGACGCATCCAAAACGCCATACAACGGTATTTTCCGGAGTTTGATGATGTGTTTAATGACTGGAATGGTAAGACAGCTATTTGTACACTGCGTGAATTCCCATTCCCATCTGATATTCAGGATATGACCCCTGAAGACGTGCTTTCAACGTGGAAAACAGTCGTTAAAAGTGGTGTGGGCATCAAACGTGCCAATCAGCTTGTCCAAGCTGCCCAGAAAAGCATTGGTGTTCAGATAGGTTTGCGCTTTGCCAGGCAGGAATTACAGACTCTGCTTGATCAATATGAATTGTACAACCAACAACTTGTGTCATTGGATAAAGAGATCGAAACACTTATAACAGATCTACCTGGAGCTAAAGAAATGATGGCTATTAAAGGCATTGGTCCCACGACAGTGGCCACGTTTTTCGCCGAGGTCGGAGACCTCTCCAACTACAGTCATCCCCAGCAAATTGTAAGTATGGCTGGTCTATCCTTAAAAGAACACAGCTCGGGTAAATTCAAAGGGCAAACACGAATAGACAAGCGTGGACGCAAGCGATTGAGAAGAGCGATCTATTTAGCTGTGCGCCCACTGGTAGCACATAATTCGACGTTCAAGACATTGCATCATTATTACACCACGCGTCCCGATCGTCCTTTGAAAAAGCAACAATCTCTGATCGCTTTGTGCGGTAAGTTGATACGTGTCTTATTCGCCATTGGCACGAAGCAGTGTGAATTTGATGGAAGTAAACTACTACAAGGACTACCTGAATTACAAACAAGTCAGGTGGCATGA